In Euphorbia lathyris chromosome 2, ddEupLath1.1, whole genome shotgun sequence, the sequence AATAATACATATTCCATACAAATATGTGCCTGAATTAATTTTACACTCTAAGATATGCTAGAACCTGAATACACTTATATGCCTCGCACACAAAGTACTTGTACATTCACAAGAATTTCTATTAGCTATAGAAGAAGCAATAAAATTGTATTTTCCTATATCTGGTGTTTTAGTTGTTTCGATTTCCTATATCTGCAAAATCTCAAGATAGAGTGACTACAAATAACTACAGAAGTGTCCCAGTCTTCAACTATTAGCTCTAGGGGATACTTTTCTATTACTTCATAACCAACATACAAAAGTTATAAATATGGCCTTAGACAATCGTGCTTGGTATGTAAAAACATGCAGATAAATAAGCTGTATGAGAGAGAACGATTGTTTACAAGAGCATCTTCTATTGTTGGGAAAATAAAAGATGTGAATGAGAGCATAAGATAATTGAATGGGTGAATGAATGCGTGTTTCAAGTAATGAATTATAAGAATTCTAAATGCAAAAGTTGTACGCATCGAGTAATATAAAAATGTGGTAACCTGCTAGTGTATACTATTTTACAAGTAATCATGAGGAATAAGTTATAACTAGGTTATTTTGAGTCCGGCAATTGAATGTACAACCCCAAGTACACATCTCCTACGTTTCAGCCATAATTACTTAGTAATGCCTCTTCACAAACATGTAAACCAGCAACTCAAGCTCTACTTAAAGTAACATTCTACTTCTTCAAGACAACGTCTCAACATCTTGTGCTTTTCCTGGGATCTGttggaattaatgaaagataaaataataaacaatcgaaaaaacacagatttacgtggttcaccaacgttgtgttggctagtccacgggcaaaaggagaatagtattattaggaggcgaaaatcagattacaatgattaggttacataatggggtatttataatacccaatctaacctaatcccactaggaacccatgatcctaatcccactaggaacccatgatcccaatcccaatccaactaggaacccatgatcccaatctaACTAGGAACctatgatcctaatccaactaggaatctgaaacccaatactactccgaataggaaacactgattcaaggcattacgacaaatctccaccttgacttgaatcctcctgaaaacataacagatgcaccCATGACAGTGCCAGATGAACAGACTTCTCCCTCTGCCTCAGAGTCGGCCCCACAGGGCAACTAATAATCTCTGACGTTTAGCAAGTCCAAacagtgttgaaacttgctctGTGGAACAGACTTGGTAAACATGTCAGCCGGGTTGTCAGCAGTGCCTACCTTCTTCACCTTGACCCTCTTCTCACTTCTCagaaaatgatacctcacatcTATATGCTTGGTCCTCTCATGATGAACCTGATCCTTGGCTAAACAGATTGCACTCAAGCTGTCACAATACACTGTAGCCTGATCATGATGTAGACCAAGATCACTAACCAGTCCTTTAAGCCAAATCCCCTCCTTAGCAGCTTCAGTCAGTGCCATATACTCTGCTTCCGTTGTAGACAAAGTAACTGTAGGCtgcaaagtagctttccaactgacaactgaaccgccaagagtgaaaacataaccagtcatagatcttctactgtcaacatctccagcataatcagagtctgaaaaacctgtcaccaaacactctgtatcacctccataaatgaaccaacgtcagatgtaccttttaggtaccgaaagatcctcttcacagcttgccaatgctccttgccaggttcacccataaacctgctaacaacactaacagactgcgcaagatcaggtctagtgcagaccattgcatacatcaagcttcctactgcactagcatagggaactcgagacatatactccttctcttcagcagacttaggtgcaaaagcaatagacagatgtgcacttgcagcactaggagtatctatgggctttgcggtagacatgccaaatcttgacaagatcttctgaatatagcccttctgtgacagaaaaagtttccttttgcttctgtCCCTGTAAATCTCTATTCCCAGAATTTTCTGAGCTGCACCTAAATCCTTCATCTCGAACTCTGCACTGAgaagacccttcaacttctgaatgtcgtgcttcttccttggagctatcaacatgtcatctacatacaacaccagatagataaaagactcatcttccagtttattgtaatagacacaacaatcatatgggctcctggtgtagcccagctgcatcatgtagctgtcaaacctcttataccactgcctaggagactgcttaagtccatacaaggacttcttcaacttgcaaacataattctccttcccaggaatctggaaaccatctggttgggtcatgtagatctcttcctccaaatctccatgcagaaaggctgtctttacatcaagttgctcaagctccaaatcctgatgtgtaactatagctagcaacactctaatagaggtgtgtctgactactggtgagaatatctcattataatccactccctctctttgattgaaacctctagcaacaactctagccTTATACTTGACTCCCTCTGCAGGTGATATCCTTTCCTTTatcttgagaacccacttgcaagtaataatctttctccctggaggtggtatgactaaatcccatgtttgattcttatgaagggattccatctcatctcccatagcagcaagccatttctcagaatcggtgcctgaaacagcttcttggtaagttgatggttcacgagtgtccacctcttcagcaacctgtagtgcatagcccaccatgtcctcatacctcttaggtggcctaactccaaccctccttagtcgatcttgagctaagctacgatgtgtagcttcagatggttgagaaactgatggtgtagattttggtagctctatttctgcttccaactcttgttccttcaagccactctcactctgtatgacctgaaactccacctgtttatcaatgctatcagtttctgttgcagttgtaggcttcacaatgggtctaagcacagatttttcgtcaaagactacatttctgctcaaaatgacccttttttctgatggagaccagatcctgaagcctttaactccatctccatagcctacGAACACTCCTTTCTTGGCTCTTGGCTCTAGCTTACCCTTATTAACATGGTAGTAAACTGTGCAcccaaaagctttcaaatttAAGTAATCAGCAACCTTTCCTTACCACATTTCTGTAGGCGTCTTGAGCTATATGCCGGTGTGTGGTCCGCGGTTAATCAGATAACATGCTGTGTTCACCGCTTCAGCCCAGAATCTTCTATCTAACCCAGCGTTAGAGAGCATGCACCTCACCCTCTCCAGTAATGTCTGGTTCATTcgttcagctacaccattctgttgcGGTGTATTCCTGACTGTGTGATGTCGAGCAATCCCTTCATCCTTACAGAACTGATCAAACCCAGACGAGCCGAATTCCAGACCATTATCAGTTCGCagcctctttatcttctttcctgtttggttttccaccaatgctttccactgcttgaaattcttgaaagcttcacttttatgcttcatcataatgacccaagtcatccttgaataatcatcgatcagacataaaatatttgtgacctcccaaagactcaactcgagatggaccccaacaatcagagtggatgtaatcaagtgtgtcttttgttatgtgaatagCTTTGGGAAACTTGCTGCGATGTAGTTTCCCAAAGACACAGTGTTCACAAAGCTCCAGACTTTTGACCTTATGACCATCaagaagatcatcctttgatagaatctgcatccctctttcgcccatatgaccaagtctcatatgccatatcctcctggtcaatctctgacgatgcagcattagctgaacctgtaacagtggaaccttgcaggaaatacaaagtaccatgcttcacacctttcagaatcacatcagaacctttatagacatgtagaactccatcttttcctgACCAGCTGAGACCCCTGCTGTCTAATAGACTCAGAGATATCAGATTCTTCGTCATCAATGGAACATGCCTGACTTCGTTCAACGTGTAGAACTTACCATCATGTGTCCTCAACTTGATCGAGCCTATTCCAACTGCTTTGCAGACATGACTATTAGCCATTGAAATGCTACCTCCATCTACCtgcttataagttgaaaaccactcTCTCCTTGGACAAATATGATAAGATGCTCCAGAATTAAGAACCCACACATTAGAGTGATGAGTGTGTCCATCAGCAACTAGAGCAATATCATTTTCAGAGCTGGTGTCACCATCTGCTACAGCAGCAGAACCtggttgattttctgatttcttcttcttctttggacaatcAGTTTTCCAATGTCCTTTCTCCTTACAATAATTACAGGTGTCGTCTGGCTTGGGACCCTTTGAGAACGGCTTCTTAGACTTCTTCTTTCCAccgtttccctttcccttactaCCGCTGGCAAACAGGCCAGAGGCCTGATTATCTACACCTGTATTGCTCGCCTTATGACGCAACTCCCTGTTATAAAGAGATGACCTAACTTCTTCCAGAGTCACAGAATCTTTACcaacaataaatgattgaacaaaattctcatatgaaagcggtaaaaacaccaacagaatcaaagcagcatcttcatcttcaattttcacatcaatattacgtaattctagtaataatgtgttcaattgatctaaatgatccctgagttgcgtaccttcctgcattcgcaggccaaacagacgttgtttcagaagaagtttgttcgttagagattttgtcatgtataagctctctaacttcatccacagaCCGGCAGCAGTCTCTTTGTCTGAGACCTCAGTGATGACGTCATCTGCGAGGCACAACATAATTGTTGAATGTGCCTTTTCTTCTAGAATCGTCATCTCAGCAGTGACTTCTCCCGTTGCCTTCTTCAACGGCGTCCACAgaccttgttgttttaacaaagcccgcatcttgatctgccgtagactgaaactatttctcccagtaaacttttcgattttcacgttcatcgcagacatctttctctccagaaaacaaaaccccgatcggaaaccgaaagctctgataccagtttgttgtgcggaattaatgaaagataaaataataaacaatcgaaaaaacacagatttacgtggttcaccaacgttgtgttggctagtccacgggcagaaggagaatagtattattaggaggcgaaaatcagattacaatgattaggttacataatggggtatttataatacccaatctaacctaatcccactaggaacccatgatcctaatcccactGGGAACCCATGATCtcaatcccaatccaactaggaacctatgatcccaatccaactaggaacccatgatcctaatccaactaggaatctgaaacccaatactactccgaataggaaacactgattcaaggcattacgacaagTTTGTTatgcggaattaatgaaagataaaataataaacaatcgaaaaaacacagatttacgtggttcaccaacgttgtgttggctagtccacgggcagaaggagaatagtattattaggaggaaaaaatcagattacaatgattaggttacataatggggtatttataatacctaatctaacctaatcccactaggaacccatgatcccaatctcaatccaactaggaacctatgatcccaatccaactaggaacccatgatcctaatccaactaggaatctgaaatccaatactactccgaataggaaacactgattcaaggcattacgacaggATCTCAaccaagctctgataccacaaTATTGAGATGCAAAATAGACCATGTATACCAACTTCAATTGTATTTCAACACAAagacaaaacaataataaattttatCACGATGTCGGTAACCAACCGATATACCCATTTGGTCAAAAGGTCACTCATATAGTCTTATCATGCTAATTTTGGAAATAAGAAATAGGTCTAATAACCATTCAAGAAACCATAAGAATATTGAGTGGCAGTGACATCAATTCACAGCCGTAGGAATCAAGGGAACAACTTACCGTTTCATTCGCTTGAAGTTTGTCTGCCCAAGCATTCATAACATATGGATCATTAACAGCTACACAGATCACTGAATCAATTCCTTTTGCCTTGAATTTATCAATGTTGTTCTTGTAACTTGGTACATGCTGCTGTGAGCAAACCCCTGTATATGCACCCTAAAGGTAGGAATTGCAAAATCCATCACATTAATTATGTAATTTCCCAAGAAAAAAGAAAGGACAGCAACAAATAAGTTCACATATGATGTACAAATACAGCTCTCcgcaatttaaaaaaaaaaattgcttaaAGAGACTATAATTCCAATCCTATGTTTTGACAGTTATTTTATTCCCATAAACTGATAAAACAATGAAAAAGAGAACTTCCATTTCAAAGCAGACAATTAGCCAACTGTGAATTGATCATACTTAACAATTGGCAATTCACAATTAGTCAAGtacaagaaaataaatcaaaagaaaatagCAAACAAAAAGATCACTTACAGGGAGACCAAAAATGACAACCTTCTTCCCCTGCAATTGCAAATATCAAAATATTAGAAAAACAAGGGAATGAAAGAGAAATACAAGTAAAGCAAgcttcatttttcattttcgGTGATATACAAACCTTGAAAAGATCTCTAAGAGAAGTAGTGGAAAACTTAGAGGAGACACCCTCATCCCAGCTTCGGGCTTTCTGGAGGGAAACATCCGGTGCAGCCGAGACTATGTCGATGCCCACTGCAAGCTTTGCATAAGACCTCGATGCCCCTCCGATCCGGAGAGCATCGAACATTggcttgaatgccgaggagccgGTTCGCCTGAGGATCGCAGCTGCCATAGCTTAATCTATAGTTGTTAGTATGGAACTGGTAGCTTTTCTGGTTGGGGTTTAACTGGTTCTTGAAGTTGCTTTCGACGATGGATCAGTCCTTATTGGGCTCATTTGAATGAGTCTAAACCCAGGTATGAGGTAAGACCGGcccatcataaaaaaaaaaactagacaggAAGGAATAGTACTGACTCATACT encodes:
- the LOC136219788 gene encoding peroxiredoxin-2F, mitochondrial gives rise to the protein MAAAILRRTGSSAFKPMFDALRIGGASRSYAKLAVGIDIVSAAPDVSLQKARSWDEGVSSKFSTTSLRDLFKGKKVVIFGLPGAYTGVCSQQHVPSYKNNIDKFKAKGIDSVICVAVNDPYVMNAWADKLQANETIAFYGDFDGSFHKSLELDKDLSVALLGPRSERWSAYVEDGKVKVVNVEEAPSDFKVSGGEVILGQI